One stretch of Acholeplasma laidlawii PG-8A DNA includes these proteins:
- a CDS encoding energy-coupling factor transporter ATPase: protein MDIQFKEVGHAYKGFKELYHAISNINLTIHETGEFIAIVGQTGSGKSTLVQHLNVLMRPTSGKINILGTTLPSKKKIKVNHLRQKVGLVFQFPEYQLFEVNILKDVEFGPSNFKETKAHAHEYAKEALQVVGIDESLYHESPFRISGGQMRRVAIAGILAMKPHILVLDEPTRGLDPQGKDDIMDMFNDIHIKENKTIVMISHDMDIVAKYAKRVVVLDKGHIVFDGPKEELFTHKDFDTFHLDYPTPMKVLNHLHHTLGYPKKLVLSNDELLKHLKEVQK from the coding sequence ATGGACATACAATTTAAAGAAGTAGGACACGCCTACAAAGGATTTAAGGAACTATATCACGCAATCAGCAATATCAACTTGACTATTCATGAAACGGGTGAGTTCATTGCGATTGTAGGTCAAACAGGTAGTGGTAAATCCACACTTGTACAACACCTTAATGTACTTATGCGTCCTACATCTGGAAAAATAAATATTTTAGGTACAACGCTACCTTCAAAAAAGAAAATCAAAGTGAACCACTTACGTCAAAAGGTCGGTTTAGTTTTTCAATTTCCAGAGTACCAATTATTTGAAGTAAACATTTTAAAGGATGTTGAGTTTGGTCCTTCAAACTTTAAAGAAACTAAAGCTCATGCACATGAGTATGCTAAAGAAGCACTACAGGTTGTAGGTATAGATGAATCTTTATACCATGAATCACCATTTAGAATATCTGGTGGTCAAATGAGAAGAGTAGCGATTGCAGGTATTCTTGCTATGAAACCACATATTTTAGTATTAGATGAACCAACACGTGGTTTAGATCCTCAAGGTAAAGATGATATTATGGATATGTTTAACGACATCCACATTAAGGAAAACAAAACCATTGTCATGATTTCTCATGACATGGATATTGTTGCTAAATACGCCAAACGCGTGGTCGTATTAGATAAAGGCCATATTGTATTTGATGGACCTAAAGAAGAGCTATTTACACATAAAGACTTTGATACATTCCACTTAGACTATCCAACACCAATGAAAGTATTAAATCATCTGCATCATACATTAGGCTATCCTAAGAAGTTAGTACTATCCAATGATGAACTCCTTAAACATTTAAAGGAGGTACAAAAATGA
- a CDS encoding NAD(P)/FAD-dependent oxidoreductase, which produces MIDAIVIGVGPAGISTAINLRKLNHSVLVLGKDKGQLSNLDVIDNLYGHGPIAGEQLITKGIMQSRQLGIEVKNESVLNIEDFTDHFVVTTTHQTYEAKTVVLSTGKPRVQIKLEGYQAFKSKGIHLCTTCDGLFYKNKKVALIGNGAYLEHELETLENYTKDIMIFTNGSPYTHKKYPVIQDKLVAFLGEKRLTHIKTIKDTYQVNGVFLAIGHPMATELSLKLGVLMKDDNIVVDNFMQTNIKGLFAAGDCVGGMLQIPKAIHDGFMAAHGINQYLRGNNHGNNQYTY; this is translated from the coding sequence ATGATTGATGCTATCGTTATTGGTGTTGGTCCAGCTGGTATATCTACTGCTATCAATTTAAGAAAGTTAAATCATTCTGTATTAGTATTAGGTAAAGATAAAGGTCAACTTTCTAATTTAGATGTGATAGATAATCTCTATGGCCATGGTCCTATTGCTGGTGAACAGTTAATTACTAAAGGTATCATGCAGTCACGTCAACTTGGTATTGAAGTTAAAAATGAATCTGTTTTAAATATCGAAGATTTTACAGATCACTTTGTAGTAACAACCACACACCAAACCTATGAAGCTAAGACAGTTGTCTTATCTACAGGTAAACCTAGAGTTCAAATCAAGTTAGAAGGATATCAAGCATTTAAATCTAAAGGTATTCATTTATGTACAACTTGTGACGGCTTATTTTACAAAAATAAAAAAGTCGCTTTAATCGGAAATGGTGCTTATTTAGAACATGAACTTGAAACCTTAGAAAACTATACTAAAGATATTATGATATTCACAAATGGCTCACCCTATACACATAAAAAATATCCAGTGATTCAAGATAAATTAGTCGCATTTCTTGGTGAAAAGCGACTAACACATATTAAGACAATTAAAGATACGTATCAAGTCAATGGCGTCTTTCTAGCGATTGGTCACCCGATGGCAACCGAGTTATCCTTGAAATTAGGTGTACTTATGAAAGATGATAATATCGTTGTCGATAACTTCATGCAAACAAATATCAAGGGCTTATTTGCAGCAGGCGACTGTGTTGGTGGCATGCTACAAATCCCAAAAGCAATACATGACGGCTTCATGGCTGCTCATGGCATCAATCAGTACCTAAGAGGTAACAACCATGGAAATAACCAGTACACATATTGA
- a CDS encoding energy-coupling factor transporter ATPase → MIKVENLNFTYDETKETIKDLSFNIPKGSWVSILGHNGSGKSTLAKLLVGLLKAESGNIYIDDIVLTEDTVNDVRKKVGIVFQNPDNQFVGVTVRHDIAFGLENMQVPQKEIVERVETYAKLVGMEDYLKKEPFQLSGGQKQRVAIAGALAMHKDLIIFDEATSMLDPEGVAEVTSLITKLNQEQQQTIITITHDLDFALKSDYAIILKDGQLMAEGKPSELFLQQELLEQSKLTIPLGLKVYIDVLNDNELKNNKKLVDELWTYNLKK, encoded by the coding sequence TTGATAAAAGTAGAAAATTTAAATTTTACATATGATGAAACTAAAGAGACAATCAAGGACTTAAGTTTTAACATACCTAAAGGTAGTTGGGTATCTATTTTAGGTCATAATGGTAGTGGTAAATCCACATTAGCCAAACTCTTAGTTGGATTACTTAAAGCTGAAAGTGGCAATATTTATATTGATGATATCGTATTAACAGAAGATACAGTCAATGATGTTAGAAAAAAGGTGGGTATTGTATTTCAAAACCCAGATAACCAATTTGTTGGTGTCACAGTCAGACATGATATAGCTTTTGGTTTAGAAAATATGCAAGTACCTCAAAAAGAGATTGTTGAACGCGTTGAAACATATGCGAAGTTAGTAGGGATGGAAGATTATCTTAAAAAAGAACCATTCCAATTATCTGGGGGACAAAAACAAAGAGTTGCGATCGCTGGTGCGCTTGCAATGCATAAAGATTTAATTATTTTTGATGAAGCGACTTCGATGTTAGATCCAGAAGGTGTAGCTGAAGTAACTTCTTTAATTACAAAACTTAACCAAGAACAACAACAAACAATTATTACGATTACCCATGATTTAGATTTTGCTTTAAAAAGTGATTATGCAATCATCTTAAAAGATGGCCAGTTAATGGCTGAAGGCAAACCCTCTGAACTGTTTTTACAACAAGAATTATTAGAACAATCTAAATTAACAATACCTTTAGGCTTAAAGGTATATATTGACGTGTTAAATGATAACGAACTAAAAAATAATAAAAAATTGGTAGATGAACTATGGACATACAATTTAAAGAAGTAG
- a CDS encoding energy-coupling factor transporter transmembrane component T family protein: MNIKIGQYIAGNSILHKLDPRIKIMSMILLIVAIFLVPINLEPKNIIWMISLFLFSLGAVFLSGIRIGKVLQGLKAIVFLMTFTFIIQLFTIQPVDETAILDQPMTLSLISVIGLVLLTFFYHYLKPKIKFRTTWFFTYVILIFVLQWLVIMYVPSYDLVFNFDYNFKVFPSGLIRGGFIFLRIIAVMVIASLLTFTTSTIELNDGLESLMKPLRVIKVPTYIFSMMISLTLRSIPTLLVETDKIMKAQTSRGADFNESTLRQKIRQIIALLIPVFVISFDRADDLSNAMEARGYIIGEPRTKLDVYKINYKDIIILSVVILIIIGLLVTRFAL; the protein is encoded by the coding sequence ATGAATATTAAAATAGGGCAATATATAGCAGGTAATTCTATACTACATAAACTAGATCCTAGAATTAAAATCATGAGCATGATTTTACTTATTGTAGCAATCTTTTTAGTACCAATTAATTTAGAACCGAAAAATATCATTTGGATGATTTCATTATTCCTATTTTCATTAGGTGCTGTCTTTTTATCAGGTATTCGTATTGGCAAAGTACTTCAGGGTCTTAAAGCAATTGTTTTCTTAATGACTTTCACATTTATCATTCAACTATTTACCATTCAACCGGTAGACGAAACAGCCATACTTGACCAACCAATGACTTTAAGTCTTATATCTGTTATTGGTCTAGTATTACTAACGTTTTTCTATCACTATTTAAAACCTAAAATTAAATTCCGTACCACTTGGTTTTTTACATATGTCATACTGATATTTGTTTTACAGTGGTTGGTTATAATGTATGTGCCATCTTATGACTTAGTATTTAACTTTGATTATAATTTTAAAGTCTTTCCATCAGGGCTGATTCGTGGTGGATTTATCTTCTTAAGAATTATCGCTGTGATGGTGATTGCATCGCTTCTTACATTTACAACCTCTACAATTGAATTAAATGATGGCTTAGAATCTTTAATGAAACCATTAAGAGTGATTAAAGTGCCAACCTATATTTTTTCAATGATGATTTCTTTAACACTAAGATCAATTCCAACATTACTTGTTGAAACAGATAAGATTATGAAAGCTCAAACCTCTCGTGGAGCGGACTTTAATGAATCTACACTACGTCAAAAGATTCGACAAATTATCGCACTCTTAATTCCGGTATTCGTTATTAGTTTTGATAGAGCAGATGATTTAAGTAATGCGATGGAAGCTAGAGGCTATATTATTGGAGAACCTAGAACGAAATTGGATGTCTATAAAATCAACTATAAAGATATTATAATTTTAAGTGTTGTCATACTCATAATTATTGGATTGTTGGTGACTAGATTTGCGTTATAA
- the truA gene encoding tRNA pseudouridine(38-40) synthase TruA, whose product MRYKAIFSYDGTNYSGYQKQINQLGIQTVIEKAFRLMTQIDIETFAASRTDKGVHALHQVLHFDSDIELTSDQWVDALNKRLPTDIRLMKVTPVKDNFHARHSAKSKRYIYKIAKQPSTVFRGNHELYVKHFDIDLVKDHLHTIVGTHDFSGFSPNKEHKPPIKTIYSFDYKETKTHYIFSIHGNSFLRYMVRIIMGNVIAVATNKKPQNQLEILLETKNRELSAKTADAKGLYLKHIYY is encoded by the coding sequence TTGCGTTATAAGGCAATTTTCAGTTATGATGGCACAAATTATAGTGGCTATCAAAAACAAATTAATCAATTAGGTATTCAAACAGTTATCGAAAAAGCATTTAGGCTGATGACTCAAATAGATATAGAAACCTTTGCCGCCTCTAGAACAGATAAGGGGGTACATGCATTACATCAAGTACTTCATTTTGATTCAGATATTGAGTTAACATCGGATCAATGGGTAGATGCTTTAAATAAAAGACTACCTACAGATATTAGACTGATGAAAGTTACACCAGTAAAGGATAACTTTCATGCAAGACACAGTGCAAAGTCTAAAAGATATATTTATAAAATAGCCAAACAACCATCAACAGTCTTTAGAGGTAACCACGAACTTTATGTGAAGCACTTTGACATTGATCTTGTTAAAGATCATTTGCATACAATTGTAGGTACACACGACTTTAGCGGGTTTAGTCCAAACAAAGAACATAAACCACCAATCAAAACTATTTATAGTTTTGATTATAAAGAAACCAAAACTCATTATATATTTAGCATTCATGGCAACAGCTTTTTAAGATATATGGTGCGTATTATTATGGGGAATGTGATTGCTGTAGCAACAAATAAAAAACCTCAAAACCAACTAGAAATATTACTTGAAACTAAAAATAGAGAACTATCTGCAAAAACAGCAGATGCTAAAGGACTATATTTAAAACATATTTATTATTAA
- a CDS encoding thioredoxin family protein, with translation MLFDLTKENFMKHVHETSGYVLIEFYGPTCKSCQSLLNILEDISDDYYGKIKVFKINCETESELADAYDIFSLPTMILFEHGNPIKELAGLHSYQDIESWLSI, from the coding sequence ATGTTGTTTGATTTAACTAAAGAAAATTTTATGAAACATGTACATGAAACTTCAGGTTATGTATTAATAGAGTTTTATGGACCTACTTGTAAAAGTTGTCAGTCTCTTTTAAATATTTTAGAAGATATATCTGATGATTACTATGGAAAGATAAAAGTTTTCAAAATTAATTGTGAAACCGAAAGTGAACTTGCTGATGCATATGACATTTTTAGTCTACCTACAATGATTTTATTTGAACACGGTAACCCCATTAAAGAATTAGCTGGGTTACACAGTTATCAAGATATAGAAAGTTGGTTAAGTATATGA